Within Mercenaria mercenaria strain notata chromosome 15, MADL_Memer_1, whole genome shotgun sequence, the genomic segment AGAGCAGAAACTTGCTGTGGTACGAAGCGTATTTCATATCGTTGATATCTGCATACATGGCGTAATCATATGTTTACTTGTGTTTTTCTACAGTTTTGTGGTGCGGAAACTAATTCAAAgtcaaaagaaattaaaatcgCACGACAATCTGGGTATTGTAGCTTACAAAAGAAAAGCCTCGCAAGTTGTCCAGTCCCATACCGAAGGTTCCAGTACAGATATTGTTGAAATTAATTTCAGCAAGTCGGGTAACGATCATAATTCAAGTACAAACAAGTCTGCAGCAGCATGTGATAACGCTAACAATGATATTGTTCAGTCAGCAAAACAAGAAATCGAAAACAAAGAAGCGGTTGTGAGTACCAGAGGAAGACTTAGTCATTCCATACATGCTGCCATTAGAAAGCTACCTTTTAGCCACTCGAGAGATACAGACTCCGACACTGATGTATCTACAGAGGTAGATAGTAAAGAAcataaaacgaaaacaaaacaactttCAACTATTTTTAAGCGCAACAGGCCTAAAAATAAGAAACGTGGAAATGCTACATCAAGAATGGAGAAACGAATGACTATAATGGTGGCTGTGATAACAGTTGCGTCTATCGCATGTTTTGTTCCATATTATGTATCAATGGTGGTGATAAGTCCTAATCTAAACGGAAACGGACTTGTGTTGGATGTTGGAAGCATAATTGTTCGTAGATCTTTCATATTAAATAGCGCAATCAACCCTTTCATTATGGTAGTGTTTAACGCAGCATTTAGACACTTCTTGCTGGATATATTTCATCGAATATCTTCAAAATGTGGAgttggaaaatttaaaacattcaaataGGAATGGTAGGATTCAAATTGCCATAAGTTTTATAAGATGAGAAAAGTTATGGTGACTTTTGCaatatctgcatttttttttgcatatcgtGCATGAGTTTACACTTTTTCACCTATGCGACAAAACAAGCTAGGATCTTCCATTTCCGCCTTTGTAAGTCAAGGATTTCCCTACCTACCCGATGGACAGTACGGTATGAAAAAATGAGCGTACGGCGATAATCCTCATCTATTGCTGTCCTTATGGTCGGGAAAGCGACAGGCCGATCATAACATTTTTCTAACCCTTCCGGACAGCATGTATATAATTTATGATGTCATGACTGGAACTAAGAACGTCACTTAAGCACATACTATTATTCGAAGGAAGTACAGAGACATCTGCTTCCATCACATAATTGTATGATTCTAAAAGAAAATGAACGCTGTACAG encodes:
- the LOC123551763 gene encoding D(2) dopamine receptor-like; translated protein: MEYPEETELDAINNRNTQEYIPAIVFVSIVIITGISVNVFATIFYACKAPKSVIQIFMFSLSLNDLVTNFVLLHDLVELFYFVQYKSVVACKLFYVLKHWLVGDSLLFMVAIAWDRYRRVCFPFSKEITLRVAWFIILGLMMFSICISVRSFATADILRINITTEHNITIQGYYCTLSEEQKLAVVRSVFHIVDICIHGVIICLLVFFYSFVVRKLIQSQKKLKSHDNLGIVAYKRKASQVVQSHTEGSSTDIVEINFSKSGNDHNSSTNKSAAACDNANNDIVQSAKQEIENKEAVVSTRGRLSHSIHAAIRKLPFSHSRDTDSDTDVSTEVDSKEHKTKTKQLSTIFKRNRPKNKKRGNATSRMEKRMTIMVAVITVASIACFVPYYVSMVVISPNLNGNGLVLDVGSIIVRRSFILNSAINPFIMVVFNAAFRHFLLDIFHRISSKCGVGKFKTFK